One Methanococcus aeolicus Nankai-3 DNA segment encodes these proteins:
- the nuoB gene encoding NADH-quinone oxidoreductase subunit NuoB, which yields MNNIIINRITQGYRTVEFPSDKIQLPEAYRGRPVLNQDAADEDVQKVASICPTGAVNLNDRTLDLGKCLFCGKCQFIKQNFIIFTRDYRMFALKREDLIIKDTLKEPDTSSLKSIKKLFGKSVYLREVCAGGCNACDADINVLNTPVYDLSRFGIKFVASPRHADGLVITGPVTKNMELALMKTYDATPSPKFVIAVGTCAISGGIFRENEEVVGGVDKILPVDLYIPGCPPHPFTNLYAFVKFFK from the coding sequence ATGAACAACATAATTATCAACCGGATAACGCAGGGATATAGGACAGTTGAATTTCCCAGTGATAAAATACAGCTTCCCGAAGCATACCGAGGAAGACCAGTCTTAAATCAGGATGCAGCAGATGAGGATGTGCAAAAAGTGGCATCTATATGCCCCACAGGTGCAGTAAATCTTAATGATAGAACTTTGGACTTGGGAAAGTGCCTATTCTGTGGCAAATGTCAGTTTATAAAACAGAATTTTATAATATTTACAAGAGATTACAGAATGTTTGCCTTAAAAAGGGAAGATTTAATTATAAAAGATACATTAAAAGAACCGGATACAAGTAGTTTAAAAAGTATAAAAAAATTATTTGGAAAATCTGTATATTTAAGAGAAGTATGTGCAGGTGGATGCAATGCCTGCGATGCCGATATAAATGTTTTGAATACGCCAGTTTATGACTTATCTAGGTTCGGTATTAAATTTGTGGCATCGCCGAGACATGCAGATGGTCTTGTAATCACAGGACCAGTCACAAAAAATATGGAGCTCGCACTCATGAAAACATATGATGCGACTCCTTCTCCAAAATTTGTTATAGCAGTTGGCACATGTGCAATATCGGGAGGAATATTTAGGGAAAACGAGGAAGTAGTTGGCGGAGTTGATAAAATATTGCCTGTGGATTTATATATTCCCGGCTGCCCTCCACACCCATTTACAAATTTATATGCATTTGTAAAATTCTTTAAATAA
- a CDS encoding DUF5655 domain-containing protein, producing MRFLDAIDNPNTKKELSDKFYNEVNNEPFKEALFKTNHIKEVYKHISDIIDTNPSIVIIIDEITNKVKTGLNGLSKYHDIKTIEFKTFKRKNSNCLEEHIHLFNKLHTYNEEPPTNNGNADKNNNNNTEGNNKSNYTEEHHLNGKPNNIVELYNELKKQILNIGDDITIKPLKHYIACKISNTNFVYIVVNKSKLNLSLLIPKGNLNDDKKITADVSNTGHWGNGDYGISLNKNMNLEYIMSLIKQSYEYNKNKKLKK from the coding sequence ATGAGATTTTTAGATGCCATTGACAATCCAAATACTAAAAAAGAATTGTCCGATAAATTTTATAATGAAGTTAATAATGAACCATTTAAAGAGGCACTATTTAAAACAAACCATATCAAAGAAGTTTATAAACACATATCAGACATTATAGATACAAATCCATCAATTGTAATAATAATTGATGAAATAACCAATAAAGTTAAAACGGGGCTTAATGGATTATCAAAATACCACGATATAAAGACAATAGAATTTAAAACATTTAAAAGAAAAAACTCTAATTGCTTAGAGGAACATATTCATTTGTTTAATAAACTACATACTTACAATGAAGAACCACCGACCAACAACGGAAACGCCGATAAAAATAATAACAACAATACAGAGGGCAATAATAAATCAAATTACACAGAAGAACACCATTTAAATGGAAAACCCAATAATATTGTTGAATTATACAACGAATTAAAAAAACAGATTTTGAATATTGGAGACGACATAACTATAAAACCATTAAAACACTATATTGCCTGTAAAATATCAAATACTAATTTTGTATATATTGTGGTTAATAAGTCTAAATTAAATTTATCTTTATTAATTCCAAAAGGGAATTTAAATGATGATAAAAAAATAACTGCTGATGTAAGTAATACAGGACATTGGGGTAATGGTGATTATGGTATATCACTAAATAAAAACATGAATTTAGAATATATAATGTCATTAATAAAACAAAGTTATGAATATAATAAAAATAAAAAATTAAAAAAATAA
- a CDS encoding A24 family peptidase C-terminal domain-containing protein has product MISFDYLTIAYIINFILLSIATYTDIKTREIPHIITIIMLIINLPLGFYLFGFEAIWAFLSTLILCLILGIGMGGGDIKLFTVLAPIFLFAGTILYIPKAILILIGISAGISAFYPMLNILKKYWKEIIPSSAYLAMVLGIIIYIISFYNVPYAILFVWGYIILSVFISRKVSGYKEFTKKAGFFAPLYLIGLYLLDYNYFVNNQVLLQFLVYVGELSLISIVIYALTGAEISSKKLVKDLKEGDILRDIITIEGNSVTVEGANILKRFKLMVDAEMGKNETENKKILMTDGEGLYKEDLELLQKLHKEGKIPNELNLITTYPFVPFVLVGYVVVLVLHYYFNLF; this is encoded by the coding sequence ATGATTAGTTTTGATTATTTAACCATTGCATATATTATTAATTTTATTTTATTGTCCATAGCTACCTACACAGACATAAAAACAAGGGAAATTCCCCATATAATTACCATCATAATGTTAATTATTAATTTACCTTTGGGATTTTATTTATTTGGATTTGAGGCAATTTGGGCATTTTTATCAACTTTAATATTATGTTTAATATTGGGTATCGGAATGGGAGGGGGAGATATAAAATTATTTACAGTTTTAGCTCCGATTTTCCTATTTGCTGGAACAATATTGTATATTCCAAAGGCAATATTAATATTAATAGGAATTAGTGCGGGAATATCTGCATTTTATCCTATGCTAAATATATTGAAAAAATATTGGAAAGAAATAATTCCTTCTTCGGCATATTTGGCAATGGTGTTGGGCATTATTATCTATATAATTAGTTTTTACAATGTTCCATATGCAATATTGTTTGTTTGGGGATATATTATATTATCTGTATTCATATCTAGAAAAGTAAGCGGATATAAAGAATTTACAAAAAAGGCAGGATTTTTTGCACCATTGTATTTGATTGGGCTGTATTTGTTAGATTATAATTATTTTGTGAATAATCAGGTATTGTTGCAATTTTTGGTCTATGTTGGGGAATTAAGCCTTATATCAATAGTGATCTATGCCTTAACTGGTGCAGAAATATCCAGTAAAAAATTGGTAAAAGACTTAAAAGAGGGAGACATATTACGGGACATTATCACAATTGAAGGAAATTCTGTAACCGTAGAGGGGGCAAATATCTTAAAAAGATTTAAATTAATGGTAGATGCTGAAATGGGCAAAAATGAAACAGAAAATAAAAAAATATTGATGACAGATGGGGAAGGACTATATAAGGAGGACTTGGAGCTCCTACAAAAATTACATAAAGAAGGAAAAATACCTAATGAATTAAATTTAATTACAACATATCCATTTGTTCCATTTGTATTAGTTGGTTATGTGGTGGTTTTAGTGCTTCATTATTATTTTAATTTATTTTAG
- a CDS encoding proton-conducting transporter transmembrane domain-containing protein — MDELVVIIPALAGVIAYFIKGKLTRYIPFIAAIIQVIITAYIFIEPSQVILLKNYIFITPLGKIVLGIISLLFLMVSYYSIDYFKNSNYESEHIYSSMLLFFVSAMSLTAISDHIILTWIAIEATTISSAPLIFLHKTRDSVMATWKYIITCSVGISLALLGSFIILQSFTQPIQVSGLLFSNLMAYTGTINPLWFLVGFVFILIGYGTKVGLAPMHIWLSDAHGEAPSPASALLSGALLNCAFLPIYKINVLAGYLNLGEITGKMMIALGLFSVFVAAAFMPAQKDYKRLLAYSSIENMGIIVLGAGIGGIALLGSIFHMINHSLIKCALFLATGNMLLQYGTKDISKVKNFFKLLPKTAFAFTLGAIGISGFPPFGLFLSELLIIFGAFTGHYYAVGFLFIIALILVIVGFSKKIIQICYSESEECNIKPMKESFGLYAPSLIMLFISLIITAIMFSSYQDYILNFIQ, encoded by the coding sequence ATGGATGAATTAGTAGTTATAATTCCTGCATTAGCTGGGGTTATTGCCTACTTTATAAAGGGAAAGCTTACAAGATATATTCCATTTATAGCAGCAATAATTCAGGTTATTATTACAGCATATATATTTATTGAACCTAGCCAAGTAATATTGTTAAAAAATTATATATTTATCACACCACTTGGAAAAATAGTGCTTGGTATAATTTCGTTATTATTTTTAATGGTGTCATATTATTCCATAGACTACTTTAAAAATTCCAACTATGAATCAGAACATATTTACAGTTCTATGCTGTTGTTCTTTGTGTCTGCAATGAGTTTGACGGCAATTTCTGACCATATAATCCTTACATGGATAGCTATTGAAGCTACAACAATTTCAAGTGCTCCGCTGATATTTTTGCATAAAACAAGGGATTCAGTCATGGCTACATGGAAATATATTATTACCTGTTCCGTAGGAATTTCACTTGCATTATTGGGCTCTTTCATTATATTACAATCGTTTACACAGCCTATTCAAGTTTCTGGGCTTTTATTCTCTAATCTAATGGCATATACTGGAACAATAAATCCATTGTGGTTTTTAGTTGGATTTGTGTTTATACTCATAGGATATGGAACAAAAGTTGGTTTAGCTCCCATGCATATCTGGCTTTCAGATGCTCATGGGGAAGCTCCAAGTCCTGCATCGGCACTACTTTCGGGAGCTCTGTTAAATTGTGCTTTCTTACCCATATATAAAATCAATGTTCTTGCAGGATATCTTAATTTGGGAGAAATTACAGGCAAAATGATGATAGCTCTTGGTTTATTCTCTGTATTTGTGGCTGCTGCATTTATGCCTGCTCAAAAGGATTATAAAAGATTGCTTGCATATTCTAGTATTGAAAACATGGGTATTATAGTATTGGGGGCTGGAATTGGAGGTATAGCATTGCTTGGGTCGATTTTCCACATGATAAATCATTCACTTATTAAATGTGCTCTGTTTTTAGCTACTGGAAATATGCTTCTTCAATATGGCACAAAAGATATATCCAAAGTAAAAAATTTCTTTAAATTGTTGCCAAAAACAGCATTTGCATTTACGCTTGGGGCAATTGGTATTTCAGGATTTCCGCCGTTTGGATTGTTTCTAAGTGAATTATTAATAATATTTGGAGCATTTACTGGACATTACTATGCAGTGGGATTTTTATTTATTATTGCATTGATTTTGGTAATTGTAGGATTCTCTAAAAAAATTATTCAAATATGTTATAGTGAATCAGAGGAATGTAACATTAAACCGATGAAAGAAAGCTTTGGGCTGTATGCTCCAAGTTTAATTATGTTATTCATTTCGCTTATAATTACTGCAATTATGTTTAGTTCATATCAAGACTATATATTAAATTTTATACAATAG
- a CDS encoding respiratory chain complex I subunit 1 family protein, which translates to MESIIYYLLTVSLAPLFPGVIDKVKALSAGKKGPSVFIKYYDLIRFLKKGLVYSKNTTWVFRFAPLIISSIYLLALLFFPIAGEKPVISFAYDFIMVVYLFALSRFFLLLSSLNTASSFEGMGASREAFMSFLAEGSLFMTFILVIKLTGAPSLLDMLGSVGAQTLWNQAGIFAIISIIVLFMVLIVENARKPIDDPDTHLELTMIHEVMILDNSGPDLGLMELGTFLKFLFFSGILSRLIFPVDFGIGALNYLAFIIGIFVIAFAVGIMESIRVRYKLPRNTSFLMSSFALATLALIFSIGVR; encoded by the coding sequence ATGGAATCTATAATATATTATTTACTTACGGTTTCACTTGCTCCGCTGTTTCCTGGTGTGATTGATAAAGTAAAGGCATTATCTGCGGGTAAAAAAGGACCTTCTGTATTTATAAAATATTATGATTTAATAAGATTCTTAAAAAAAGGACTGGTATACAGTAAAAACACAACCTGGGTATTTAGATTTGCACCCTTAATTATATCCAGCATATATTTATTGGCTCTCCTATTTTTTCCAATCGCAGGAGAAAAACCAGTAATTTCATTTGCATATGATTTTATTATGGTGGTGTATTTATTTGCTTTAAGTAGATTCTTTCTACTTCTTAGCTCATTAAACACGGCTTCTTCATTTGAAGGAATGGGCGCTAGTAGAGAGGCATTTATGTCATTTTTGGCAGAAGGCTCTTTATTTATGACATTCATATTGGTGATAAAACTTACAGGAGCTCCCAGTCTGTTGGACATGTTGGGTAGTGTAGGGGCTCAAACATTATGGAATCAAGCGGGAATATTTGCCATAATATCAATAATTGTATTATTTATGGTATTAATTGTGGAAAATGCAAGAAAACCAATAGATGACCCAGATACACATTTAGAATTAACTATGATTCACGAAGTAATGATATTAGATAATAGTGGTCCTGATTTGGGATTAATGGAATTAGGAACATTTTTAAAATTCCTATTCTTTAGTGGAATACTTTCAAGATTAATATTTCCCGTGGATTTTGGAATTGGGGCTTTAAATTATTTGGCATTTATAATTGGAATATTTGTAATAGCTTTTGCCGTAGGAATTATGGAATCTATCAGAGTTAGATATAAACTTCCTAGAAATACATCTTTCCTAATGTCATCATTCGCCTTAGCTACACTTGCACTAATATTCTCTATCGGGGTGAGGTAA
- a CDS encoding hydrogenase large subunit, protein MGLLKIDNGMAVNVEDIPIIPFEEFKDKILKFTETGYVVQHFAIPSYNINKNNSNENKYKIYSVLRNDTELYVLSTMVGTSFESLSQYNIKFQMFEREIAEQYGIVPKNHPWLKSVRYHKNYKGAPDVFGNNYTAPIPGNYPFYEVGGEEIHQVAVGPVHAGIIEPGHFRFNCIGETILSLEIQHGYQHRGIEKQILNCKKEVLPLIIESIAGDTVIGNSICFSEAIEWLSNCNYEANEPLYNYRRLLLEIERIANHIGTMGGLAGDVGYIPTASYYGRIRGDFLNMFVLICGNRFGRSSVRPFGAPFKLSDDHIKELIKRFEQLKKEVIDVGNLMLDNPEVLGRFDYTGIVDTKTAKLIGLVGPAGRASGIKYDVRKSFSKAKNIYNRGIGLVARKDGAVSSRAKTYFYETLDSIEFCIELLKVADFQINDSADKLEKIEKTVLKPNSFIITMEEAWRGELSHCIITDENGNIIRYKIKDPSFHNWTALELVVRNEGIYDFPLCNKSFNLSYCGFDL, encoded by the coding sequence ATGGGATTATTAAAAATAGATAATGGAATGGCAGTAAATGTTGAAGATATACCTATAATTCCATTTGAGGAATTCAAGGATAAAATTTTAAAATTTACAGAAACCGGATATGTTGTTCAGCATTTTGCAATTCCCTCTTATAATATTAATAAAAATAATAGCAATGAAAATAAATATAAAATATATTCAGTTTTGAGAAATGATACAGAATTATATGTATTAAGCACCATGGTGGGAACCTCCTTTGAATCACTTTCACAATATAATATTAAATTTCAAATGTTTGAAAGGGAAATAGCAGAACAATATGGAATTGTTCCTAAAAATCACCCATGGCTTAAATCTGTAAGATACCATAAAAATTATAAGGGAGCTCCCGATGTATTTGGTAATAATTACACAGCACCTATTCCTGGAAATTATCCATTCTATGAGGTGGGCGGTGAAGAAATACATCAAGTTGCAGTTGGTCCAGTTCATGCGGGAATTATTGAGCCCGGACATTTTAGATTTAACTGTATCGGGGAAACTATTTTAAGTCTTGAAATCCAACATGGATATCAACATAGAGGCATCGAAAAACAAATATTAAATTGTAAAAAAGAAGTATTGCCATTAATTATCGAATCCATAGCAGGAGATACTGTAATTGGCAATAGTATCTGTTTTTCGGAAGCTATTGAATGGTTAAGTAATTGTAATTATGAAGCAAATGAGCCACTATATAATTATAGAAGATTATTATTGGAAATAGAAAGGATAGCCAACCATATCGGAACGATGGGCGGTCTTGCAGGAGATGTGGGATATATACCTACGGCATCATATTACGGTAGGATCAGGGGGGACTTTTTAAATATGTTTGTATTGATATGCGGAAATAGATTTGGTAGGAGCTCAGTGCGACCTTTCGGAGCTCCTTTTAAACTCAGCGATGACCACATAAAAGAGCTCATTAAAAGGTTTGAACAGCTTAAAAAAGAAGTTATTGATGTAGGCAATCTAATGCTAGATAATCCAGAAGTTCTTGGAAGATTTGACTACACGGGTATAGTAGATACAAAAACAGCCAAGTTAATAGGTCTTGTAGGTCCAGCAGGTAGGGCATCGGGAATAAAATATGATGTAAGGAAGAGCTTTTCAAAGGCTAAGAATATTTACAACCGTGGTATAGGGCTCGTAGCTAGAAAAGACGGAGCTGTTAGTTCCAGGGCAAAAACATACTTTTACGAAACCCTTGACTCCATAGAATTTTGCATAGAGCTCCTTAAAGTCGCAGATTTCCAAATCAATGACAGTGCCGATAAATTAGAAAAAATAGAAAAAACAGTATTAAAACCTAACAGCTTTATAATAACCATGGAAGAAGCTTGGAGAGGTGAGCTCTCCCATTGTATAATCACGGATGAGAATGGAAACATAATTAGATATAAAATAAAAGACCCATCATTCCACAACTGGACAGCACTTGAATTGGTAGTTAGAAATGAAGGAATATATGATTTCCCTCTGTGCAACAAAAGTTTTAACTTATCATACTGTGGTTTTGACCTTTAA